One genomic region from Gadus morhua chromosome 9, gadMor3.0, whole genome shotgun sequence encodes:
- the c9h11orf96 gene encoding uncharacterized protein C11orf96 homolog produces MAAVRPRPMEASGCHLLPAHLLPAQLLPAHLLPAHLLPAHLLASANEEFPQQLPVPKGPARCKSRSRRPREARFKTQPVTFAEIAEVEEEGSSPLEEERARRSFLQSLENLRRSTQTLHCPPASCHHHHRHHHSSTTTSTSPQGSLDSSDSDSAP; encoded by the coding sequence ATGGCTGCTGTGCGTCCGAGGCCAATGGAAGCCTCTGGCTGCCACCTCCTGCCGGCCCACCTCCTGCCGGCCCAGCTCCTGCCTGCCCACCTCCTGCCGGCCCACCTCCTGCCGGCCCACCTCCTGGCCTCGGCCAACGAAGAGTTCCCCCAGCAGCTGCCGGTCCCCAAGGGCCCCGCCAGGTGCAAGAGCCGCTCCCGCCGGCCCCGGGAGGCCCGCTTCAAGACGCAGCCCGTCACGTTCGCGGAGatagcggaggtggaggaggagggctcctCGCCCCTGGAAGAGGAGAGGGCTCGCCGCTCCTTCCTGCAGTCTTTGGAGAACCTGAGACGGAGCACCCAAACTCTGCACTGTCCGCCAGCcagctgccaccaccaccaccgccaccaccacagcagcaccaccaccagcacgtcCCCACAGGGCAGCCTGGACTCCAGTGACTCAGACTCCGCTCCGTGA